TCGACAAGTATCCTTTTTTCCATTCCTATTTTTATATTGGTAAGTGCTATTAATTTATCCAATAATATTCGCGACCTTGATGGCGATAGGGAAAATGGCCGGAAAACGGTAGCCGTTCTATTAGGAAAGAAAAGGGCGACCATTCTATTAGCCATTATGTTTACTTTTTCGTACCTTTGGGTTTTAGGCCTAATTCTCAGCCATATAGCCCCGATTTGGACGGCAGTCGTATTGTTAAGTGCTGCGAAACCAGTTCAAGCTGTGAAAATCTTTCATAAAGGCAGCATACCGATCCAAATGGCACCTGCTATGAAAGCTACAGCCCAAACGAATACGATCTTTGGATTCTTACTTGCGATTGGCATTTTCGCCGGTCACTTTCTATAAGAAAAGGCTTCTGCAGCAAATGCAGAAGCCTTTTTCTTATAGAGGGTTTATCTTCCAAATATCCTCAGCATACTCTTTAATGGTTCGATCACTTGAAAAATAACCTGCATTCGCAATGTTGGCTAAACTCATTTTCTGCCATCTCATTGAATCCTTAAAGACTTCACCCACATTTAACTGAGTATCTGCATAGGATGCAAAATCTTTCAACACAAAATATTGATCGTTTTCCTCTAGAAGCGAATCAAATATCGGCTCAAATTCATTATAAACACCAGGAAAAAAGCCGTTTACAAGCTGATCGACCGCCTGTCGAATCCGATAATCGTGATGATAGTATCCCTCCGACTGGTATCCTCCATGCTGATAATAGTGGAGCACCTCATCAGAGGTGAGACCAAATGTAAAGATATTGTCATCTCCAACAAGTTCACGAATTTCAATATTGGCTCCATCTAATGTTCCCAATGTCAAAGCACCGTTAATCATAAATTTCATGTTTCCTGTTCCTGATGCTTCTTTACTGGCTGTAGAAATCTGCTCGCTTACGTCGGCAGCCGGAAAGATTTTTTCAGCCAATGATACTCGGTAGTTCTCAAGGAAAATGACTTTCATTCGATCACCGACTTTTGGGTCGTGATTGATAATCTCTGCTGCCGAATTAATTAGCTTAATAATTTTTTTCGCGTAGTAGTAGCCTGGAGAGGCTTTTGCACCAAATATAAATACCCTTGGGACCATAGAATAGCTTGCATCCTCTTTGATGCGATTATAAAGATGCATAATGTGGAGTATATTGAGAAGCTGACGTTTATAAGCATGCAGCCGCTTTACCTGTACATCAAATATTGCTCCTGAATCAACGGATACACCCGTTTTCTCCAAAATAATTTGTGCAAGCTCCTGTTTATTTTCTTTTTTTATGCTCTCCAATTGTTCCAAAACAGAGGTATCGTTTTGATAATTCATTAATTGGCTTAGGTCTTCTGCTGATCGAATCCATGAAGGGCCAATTAACTCCGATAAGAAGGTTGCTAATTTAGGATTGGCCTTTAACAGCCATCGTCGATGAGCAATCCCATTTGTCTTGTTATTAAATTTTTCTGGGAAAATCTGATAAAAAGGTTTCATCTCCCGCTGTTTCAATATTTCCGTATGGAGCTTGGCCACCCCGTTCACACTGAAACTTCCAACGATGGCCAAATGGGCCATTTTTACATAGCCGTCTGCAATAATCGCAAGACCAGCAATTCTAGCCCAGTCACCTGGAGTCTCGTCCCATAGCTCATGGCAAAAACGTTCATTTATTTCTTCTACAATCATATAAATACGGGGAAGGAGCGGTTGAAAAATACGAATCGGCCACTTTTCCAATGCTTCTGATAGTGTAGTATGGTTAGTATAAGAAATTGTGTTTTTCGTAATATTCCAAGCCTGTTCCCAATCAAGTCCTTCCTCATCCATCAGGATTCTCATCAACTCAGGTATCGCAAGGACAGGATGTGTATCGTTAATATGAATACAAACATGTTCATGAAGTTGGTCAAGCTTTCCATGTTGTTTTCTATAGGCTTTGAGAATGGACTGCAGGCTTGCTGAAACTAAAAAATACTGCTGCTTTAGACGCAATATTTTCCCCTCATCATGGGTATCATCCGGATATAATAATTCCGAAATCATTTCCGTTTCCCGTTTATATTTTAAAATATCATCGTGAATCGGAAATTGCGAGGGTTCAGCATTCCACAATCGAAGTGTATTTACAGTTTTCGATTCATAACCGATCACCGGCATATCATATGGAACTGCAGTGACAGTTTCCGCATTTAAATGATGAAAAGTAAGGCGATTATGTTCCATTTTAGCCTCTACTTTCCCCCAAAAGCGAATTTTCACCGCCAAATCAGCTTTCCGAACTTCCCATACATTTCCGCTGCGCAGCCACTGTTCGGGAAGCTCTACTTGATAACCATCCACAATCTTCTGTTCAAACAAGCCATGTTTATATCGAATCCCATGTCCATGACCTGGAAGATTAAGGGAGGCAATGGAATCTAAAAAACAAGCGGCTAATCTTCCTAAGCCGCCGTTGCCTAATCCCGCATCTGCCTCCAGCTCTTCTAATTCATTTAGGTCAATCCCTAATTCACGGAGGCCTTCCTCAACCAATGCTTCCACCCCAAGATTGATCAAGTTTTGCCTTAACAGTTTTCCCAATAAATATTCAATTGATAGATAGTATACCTGCTTGCCCGTAATGGCCAAATAACGCTCATTTGTGGCGATCCAATCATTACTGACGAATTCTCGGATCATATGGCCAAGTGTTTCATATTGATCTCTAGCTGTGCTTTCATCAAAGCTCTTCCCGCATAACATTTCAAGACGTTTATAAAAAGTGTCTTTAAACTTTTTAACATTAGAGAACATGTGTAACACTCCTTGTGATAAGCTCAGCATAAAGCTGATTATAGCGAAATGCGGATTGTGCCCAGCTATAATCCATTTCCATCGCCTGCTTCACAATGGACTCCCATACCTTTTTGTCCTGATAAAATGACAATGCACGCTGAATCGTATAAAGCATGTCATGGGCATTGAAGTTACTAAATGAGAATCCATTCCCTTTTCCTGTGAACTCATTCCATGACTTTACCGTATCATTCAAACCGCCTGTCTCACGAACAATTGGAATAGCACCATATCTCATGGCAATTAACTGGCCTAACCCGCACGGTTCAAATAAGGAAGGCATTAAAAATAAATCTGCCGCAGCATATAATTTATGTGCGAGTGCCTCGTCAAATCCGGTATGTACTTTTAATTTTTCCGGATAAACCCGTGCCGCCTGCCGTAAATATTCTTCATATTCCCATTCTCCTGTGCCAAGAACAATGACTTGAATGTCTTCTTGTAATATATCACGCATTACACATTTCACAAGATCCAAGCCTTTTTGTTTAGTCAGACGAGTTATTTTAACCAGTAAAGGAGTATTGGCGCTTTGCTTTAAGCCAAACTGTTTTTGAATTTCGCGTTTATTAATAGCCTTTTTCTCTAAGCTACTTGCGGTATATGTTTGATAAATAAGCGGATCCTTAGCCGGATTATAGAATTCTTCGTCAATGCCATTTAAAATCCCTTGAAGATCTTCATTCCGCTCCCTTAACAAACCATCAAGCTTTTCACCAAAGTAGGGTGTTTGAATTTCAGTCTTATAGGTTGGGCTTACTGTAGTAATTTTATCTGCCGCATTAAGCCCCCCCTTCATAAAATTCACATTGCCAAAGAACTCCAAATGTTGGGGATGGAACGCTTGATAATCAAGCCCCAATAAATCTCCCAATACCTCTTTTGGAAATACTCCTTGGAATTGCAAGTTATGAATCGTGAATACTGTACGAATAAGTCCATAATTTTTCCGTTTGTAATACTCTACTCGAAGAAGATATGGAATCATTGCTGTATGCCAATCGTGACAATGAAGGACATCAGGATAAAAATCAAGTTCTTCCAATGCTTCAAGCACAGCCCGGTTAAAATAGGCAAAACGTTCTCCGTCATCATAGTAGCCATATAAGCCTTCCCGCTTGAAGTAATATTCATTATCAATAAAATAATAAATGACTCCTTGATGTTCAAGCTCTTCAATTCCGCAATATTGGTTTCTCCAGCCAACTTGAACCGAAAATTCCTTCAGCTTTCTCATCCCTTTTTTATATTCCTCTGAAATGGTCCCATATTTCGGTAGAATCACCCTGACATCTGTACCCTGTTTCTTTAATTCCTTTGGAAGGGAACCGGCAACGTCTGCCAGCCCCCCTGATTTTGCAAATGGACCACATTCTGATACGGCAAATAATACTTTCACGAGTTCATCAACGCTCCTTGCTTCATCCCTTTACGAATCACAAATGGCGAATGTGCTGTGCCTGTTAGATGTGTACCGGCCTCCACCTTAACATCTTTATCCAAAATAACAGAATCTAAATAACAATTTTCTTCAATCTGGCATTTTTGCATGATAATACAATTTTTAATTACCGTGCCCTTGCCAATTTTCACACCACGGGAAACAATACTATTTTCCACTGTTCCATGGATTAGGCAGCCGTTCGCAATCATGGCGCCTCTTACGGAGGAGCCGTTTAAATATTTAGTCGGTGGTTCATCTTTTACTTTTGTAAATATAGGTTGTTCCTTTATAAATAACTTTTTCCAAACATCTGACTGGAGCATTTTCAAACTGGTAGAATAATAGTTTTCAATCGTATCAATCATGACAGCATATCCATCATATTGGTAATGACAAACATTAAATTCGTTTTGAATGTCAGTTACTACATCCTTCATACATGTGTACCCTGTTTCATGTCTTGTTTCAATTAACTTAATCAGTAAGGAAGTTTTAATTAAATAAATTTCTAATGGTTTTCCATCCTTATGGTGGATTTCCGTAATATCGCATCCGGATTGTTCGTGCCATTCAATCAGCGATCGGAAATTCATGTTAGAGACGGTGTAGCAATTTGCAATTATGGCATATTCCTGTGTACTGCGGTAAAAATAGTCCATATTGGCAGCAAATAATTCAAAAGATCCAACTCGGTGAGGATCGGCGTCAATTATGGAAGATGGGAAAAAGAAAAGTCCATCCCTCTTGCGATTTAAATCCCAATTCTTCCCAGAACCTAAATGATCCATTAAGGAGCGATATTGCATTTTAGGGAAAATGGCTACACTGCGGATTCCCGAATTAACCATGTTTGATAGAATAAAATCTATGATCCTGTAGCGTCCTGCAAAAGGCAGTGCTGCAAGTGACCGGTGTGTTAATAAATCTTCTAAATCTTCATGGTACGTTGTTGCATCGATTACGCCTAAAAGCTTTCTCTTCACTCCAAAGCCCCTCCTGTAATTGAAAATAAACTAAGTCAGATCTGTTTAATAAGCTGGATATAGTCCGTTAAGCATTTCTTCCGTTACTAAAATAATTTCGTCATCAAACGAACGGATGACCGTTCCGTCAGGGATGACACAATCGCATGGGACAATCGCCTTTTCGATAAAGCAGTTTTCTCCAATTACAGTGTCCGGCATAATAACGGATTCTTTCACTAACGATCCTTTTCCTACCGTGACTCCCTGGAATAAAACTGATTTTTCGATTTCCCCTTCAATGGTACAGCCCTCATTAATAAGTGAGTCTTTCACAATTGCCTTAGGGGAAATATATTGTGGCGGTCGATTTGGATTGACAGAGAAAATTCTCCAATCATGATCGAACAAATCCAATCCACAATCTTCATTTAATAAATCCATGTTAGCTTCCCAAAGACTTTGGACCGTACCAACGTCTTTCCAATATCCCTTAAATGGAAAAGCATATAATTTTTTCTTTGTTTCCAATAGCATAGGAATAATGTCTTTTCCAAAGTCATGACTTGAATCAGGGTTACGGTCGTCCATTTCCAAATATTCTTTAAGTATATGCCAGCTAAAAATATAAATGCCCATAGAAGCTAGGTTATTTTTGGGTTCATGTGGTTTTTCTTCAAATTCTGTTATTTTCATATTCTCGTCCGTATTCATAATGCCAAATCTGCTGGCCTCTGCCCATGGAACCTCAATTAAGGAAATTGTTGCATCTGCTTTTTTCTCAATGTGATAGTTGAGCATTTCTTCATAGTTCATTTTGTAAATATGATCGCCAGAAAGGATTAACACATATTCAGGCTGATATTGCCTTAGATAATTCAAGTTTTGGTAGATGGCACTTGCTGTACCTGTGTACCATTTCACATCCGAAGATTCGCTGTATGGAGGTAAAACAGTTACACCGCCATCTTTACGGTCAAGGTCCCATGCACTGCCAATTCCGATATATGAATTTAATAACAATGGCTGATATTGTGTTAACACTCCGACGGTATCAATCCCTGAATTTGCGCAATTGCTAAGCGTAAAATCAATGATACGATATTTCCCTCCAAACGGAACAGCAGGCTTTGCAAGGTCCTTTGTTAATGAATTAAGCCTGCTCCCTTTGCCCCCTGCTAATAACATGGCTACGCACTTTTTCTTTGCCATTTCCTTTTCTCTCCTTTCGTTTTTTCACTGGTCTTATTATCTGAAACCCAAAAGGGGCGATCGCTAGATTTAGCGAAAAAGGCTGACCATGATATGGTTCTTCCACCGTTTTTATCGTCTTTTTATTGATGAACCCAGAACCGCCAAAATCCTCCAGATCACTGTTAAATATCTCTCGATACTCGCCGGAACCCGAAACTCCGACTCGATATTCCGGATAGCTAATGCCTGTAAAATTACAGACGACGATGAGCGTATCTTCGACTTTCTTTCCTTTTCGAATGAAAGAAAAGATGGACTGACTGTTGTTATTGACATCGATCCACTCAAAACCATCATGCAAATGATCCAACTCATATAATGCTTTTGACCGTTTATAAAATTTAATCAGGACTTTTACATAATCATTTAAATACCGATGCATTTCATAATCCAGCAAATTCCAATCAAGCTGTTCTTTGTCCTTCCATTCTGCAAACTGACCTATTTCAAAACCCATAAACAATAATTTTTTCCCTGGGTGAGTAAACATATAACCAAGAAGAAGCCTTAGCTGTGCAAATTTCTCCCAATAGTCTCCTGGCATCTTATCCAGTAATGATTTTTTTCCATGTACCACTTCGTCATGTGAAAACGGAAGCATAAAGTTTTCTGAAAACGCATATAAAAGTGAAAAAGTGACTTTGTTATGCTCATGTGATCGAAAATACGGAGGGGTTTCCATATACTCGAGAATGTCGTTCATCCAGCCCATATTCCATTTATAGTTGAAACCAAGGCCGCCATAATGAACGGGTGTTGTTACACGAGGAAAATCAGTAGAGTCTTCCCCTATCATTAAAAAATGTGGATCATACTCGTGGATTTCTTTATTTAATTTTTTTAAAAATGCAATCCCGAAAGGATTTTGATCTTTAGAAGATGATGCATTTGGCCAATAAATAATATTGGCAACAGCATCCATTCGAAAGCCGTCGATATGATAATAATCAATCCAAAAACGGGCATTTGAAATGAGAAAACTTTGAACTTCTCCCTTCCAAAGATCAAAATTGGCTGTGCCCCATACAGCATTTTCCCTGTCTCTTTCGTTCTCATAGGAGTAAAGATGTGTCCCATCAAAGCGGTAAAGTCCGTGCGCATCTTTGCAAAAATGACCTGGAACCCAGTCAAGAATTACACCTATTCCATATTGATGGCATTTGTCGATAAAATACATAAGGTCTTCAGGGGTTCCATACCTGGATGTAACAGAAAAATAACCTGTTCCTTGATACCCCCAGGAAGCATCCAGCGGATGTTCAACAAGCGGCAATAATTCAATATGAGTAA
Above is a genomic segment from Neobacillus endophyticus containing:
- a CDS encoding glycogen/starch/alpha-glucan phosphorylase, which translates into the protein MFSNVKKFKDTFYKRLEMLCGKSFDESTARDQYETLGHMIREFVSNDWIATNERYLAITGKQVYYLSIEYLLGKLLRQNLINLGVEALVEEGLRELGIDLNELEELEADAGLGNGGLGRLAACFLDSIASLNLPGHGHGIRYKHGLFEQKIVDGYQVELPEQWLRSGNVWEVRKADLAVKIRFWGKVEAKMEHNRLTFHHLNAETVTAVPYDMPVIGYESKTVNTLRLWNAEPSQFPIHDDILKYKRETEMISELLYPDDTHDEGKILRLKQQYFLVSASLQSILKAYRKQHGKLDQLHEHVCIHINDTHPVLAIPELMRILMDEEGLDWEQAWNITKNTISYTNHTTLSEALEKWPIRIFQPLLPRIYMIVEEINERFCHELWDETPGDWARIAGLAIIADGYVKMAHLAIVGSFSVNGVAKLHTEILKQREMKPFYQIFPEKFNNKTNGIAHRRWLLKANPKLATFLSELIGPSWIRSAEDLSQLMNYQNDTSVLEQLESIKKENKQELAQIILEKTGVSVDSGAIFDVQVKRLHAYKRQLLNILHIMHLYNRIKEDASYSMVPRVFIFGAKASPGYYYAKKIIKLINSAAEIINHDPKVGDRMKVIFLENYRVSLAEKIFPAADVSEQISTASKEASGTGNMKFMINGALTLGTLDGANIEIRELVGDDNIFTFGLTSDEVLHYYQHGGYQSEGYYHHDYRIRQAVDQLVNGFFPGVYNEFEPIFDSLLEENDQYFVLKDFASYADTQLNVGEVFKDSMRWQKMSLANIANAGYFSSDRTIKEYAEDIWKINPL
- the glgA gene encoding glycogen synthase GlgA, which produces MKVLFAVSECGPFAKSGGLADVAGSLPKELKKQGTDVRVILPKYGTISEEYKKGMRKLKEFSVQVGWRNQYCGIEELEHQGVIYYFIDNEYYFKREGLYGYYDDGERFAYFNRAVLEALEELDFYPDVLHCHDWHTAMIPYLLRVEYYKRKNYGLIRTVFTIHNLQFQGVFPKEVLGDLLGLDYQAFHPQHLEFFGNVNFMKGGLNAADKITTVSPTYKTEIQTPYFGEKLDGLLRERNEDLQGILNGIDEEFYNPAKDPLIYQTYTASSLEKKAINKREIQKQFGLKQSANTPLLVKITRLTKQKGLDLVKCVMRDILQEDIQVIVLGTGEWEYEEYLRQAARVYPEKLKVHTGFDEALAHKLYAAADLFLMPSLFEPCGLGQLIAMRYGAIPIVRETGGLNDTVKSWNEFTGKGNGFSFSNFNAHDMLYTIQRALSFYQDKKVWESIVKQAMEMDYSWAQSAFRYNQLYAELITRSVTHVL
- a CDS encoding sugar phosphate nucleotidyltransferase, with amino-acid sequence MKRKLLGVIDATTYHEDLEDLLTHRSLAALPFAGRYRIIDFILSNMVNSGIRSVAIFPKMQYRSLMDHLGSGKNWDLNRKRDGLFFFPSSIIDADPHRVGSFELFAANMDYFYRSTQEYAIIANCYTVSNMNFRSLIEWHEQSGCDITEIHHKDGKPLEIYLIKTSLLIKLIETRHETGYTCMKDVVTDIQNEFNVCHYQYDGYAVMIDTIENYYSTSLKMLQSDVWKKLFIKEQPIFTKVKDEPPTKYLNGSSVRGAMIANGCLIHGTVENSIVSRGVKIGKGTVIKNCIIMQKCQIEENCYLDSVILDKDVKVEAGTHLTGTAHSPFVIRKGMKQGALMNS
- a CDS encoding glucose-1-phosphate adenylyltransferase — protein: MAKKKCVAMLLAGGKGSRLNSLTKDLAKPAVPFGGKYRIIDFTLSNCANSGIDTVGVLTQYQPLLLNSYIGIGSAWDLDRKDGGVTVLPPYSESSDVKWYTGTASAIYQNLNYLRQYQPEYVLILSGDHIYKMNYEEMLNYHIEKKADATISLIEVPWAEASRFGIMNTDENMKITEFEEKPHEPKNNLASMGIYIFSWHILKEYLEMDDRNPDSSHDFGKDIIPMLLETKKKLYAFPFKGYWKDVGTVQSLWEANMDLLNEDCGLDLFDHDWRIFSVNPNRPPQYISPKAIVKDSLINEGCTIEGEIEKSVLFQGVTVGKGSLVKESVIMPDTVIGENCFIEKAIVPCDCVIPDGTVIRSFDDEIILVTEEMLNGLYPAY
- the glgB gene encoding 1,4-alpha-glucan branching protein GlgB; this translates as MTVNTLFPTDYQLHLFHEGNLFQSHQLFGAHIQKDSEQVFTRFCVWAPNALEVRLVGDFNNWNGHGYELQRVNDEGVWIIVVNQDLKGSIYKYEIFSQTGERLIKADPYAFYSELRPHTASIVYSFDEYEWQDQEWMSRRINKNALSEPTVIYEVHLGSWKVKQDGSHFTYRELAKELIPYVVDHGFTHIELLPLVEHPLDASWGYQGTGYFSVTSRYGTPEDLMYFIDKCHQYGIGVILDWVPGHFCKDAHGLYRFDGTHLYSYENERDRENAVWGTANFDLWKGEVQSFLISNARFWIDYYHIDGFRMDAVANIIYWPNASSSKDQNPFGIAFLKKLNKEIHEYDPHFLMIGEDSTDFPRVTTPVHYGGLGFNYKWNMGWMNDILEYMETPPYFRSHEHNKVTFSLLYAFSENFMLPFSHDEVVHGKKSLLDKMPGDYWEKFAQLRLLLGYMFTHPGKKLLFMGFEIGQFAEWKDKEQLDWNLLDYEMHRYLNDYVKVLIKFYKRSKALYELDHLHDGFEWIDVNNNSQSIFSFIRKGKKVEDTLIVVCNFTGISYPEYRVGVSGSGEYREIFNSDLEDFGGSGFINKKTIKTVEEPYHGQPFSLNLAIAPFGFQIIRPVKKRKERKGNGKEKVRSHVISRGQREQA